In Paenibacillus sonchi, the genomic stretch TCAGAAACTTCTGCTGTTAAGAAGGCTCTGGGAGATCATGCCTACAAGGTAGCGATCAGTTCCACCAAATCCATGACAGGCCACTTGCTTGGTGCTGCCGGAGGTGTGGAAGCCATCATATGCGGATTGTCTCTGCAAAAGGGCATGATCGCGCCAACCATTAATTTGGACAATCCTGACCCGGAATGCGACTTGGACTATGTTCCGAATGTTCCGCGCAAAGCAGATCTTAACATCGTTATGTCGAATTCTTTTGGCTTCGGAGGACATAACGCTACGGTAATTCTCAAAAAATATAATCAGTAAGGGAGACAGTGCGGTGAAAGGAGACCTGAAGCAGTTACAAAGCCAACTTCAAATCCAATTTCACGATGCTGTACTTCTGAAGCAGGCCTTTACCCATGCCTCATATGTGAATGAACACCGGTTCAATCAGCATCAGGACAACGAGCGCCTGGAATTTCTGGGCGATGCGGTTCTGGAGCTGACGGTATCTGAATATTTGTACAATTTGCTTCCGGACAGACCTGAAGGTGAACTGACCAAGCTGCGCGCGGCAATCGTATGCGAGCCATCCTTAGTCAGATTTGCCGAGAGTCTGGGCTTTGGGCGTTACGTACTGCTGGGTAAAGGGGAAGAACTTACGGGCGGCAGAACCCGCCCGGCCTTGCTGGCCGATGTGTTCGAATCCTTTGTGGGAGCGCTTTACCTGGACCAGGGGCTGGAAACGGCCCGGCGGTTTCTGGATAATCATGTATTCCCGCTGGTGGAGACGGACGGCAAGCTGCAAATGCAGATGAGCGATTTCAAGACGGAG encodes the following:
- the rnc gene encoding ribonuclease III translates to MKGDLKQLQSQLQIQFHDAVLLKQAFTHASYVNEHRFNQHQDNERLEFLGDAVLELTVSEYLYNLLPDRPEGELTKLRAAIVCEPSLVRFAESLGFGRYVLLGKGEELTGGRTRPALLADVFESFVGALYLDQGLETARRFLDNHVFPLVETDGKLQMQMSDFKTELQELIQHHGMGTLEYRIIEERGPAHEREFVSEVYMAGRSLGSGSGRSKKEAEQQAAAAALLRLKEDGA